ATGTAAAGTGAACATTTATATACTTAATTATGCAAGAGCAAGTGTTCGGACTGACTTTTCCGAAGCCTCGTATCTCAGCCTTCACCAAAGAGTTGCTACAGCGTTACCTATCTGACAAACACCTAAAAGGATCAATTAAAAAGAATACTGCTTTGCATCCATTAGTGGCTCAATATCTTTTCACAGGTATCAGTACACATTCCCATAATCTACTCCAGGGCAAGATAGCTATAACAGTTAGAAGAGCGTTTTCCAGATTAGGCTTAAGACAATCTTTCGTAGAACATATTGTTTCTAAAGGTTTTAATTCATCTGATACAAAAGTAACATAATAACTGTATGTTATATTGCTCAATATCTACTTGGCCTTCTTGTTACTCCTTCCGTTTCGATTAAGATGAGgaagtttgactcggcacggagtttaagaaataaaagaaaacttttgaaacttgtgatcttaaaagctCAAGGGGGAAAAGCTTTGTGGGGTCATGACatttttgtgtggttataaaaacttttcattaaggtaaaatggataaaatgaagagtttaaagttataatttccaaatttagaaaggtgtcatttattttggaatagactaaaaaggaaagtacctcgtCTAATTTGAAACGGATTGAGTATTTGTTTTTCCCTTTTATCTCTTGGAAATCTCGTTAGTATTTTAGGATGCCACAGTAGCCAGGTGAAAAAGTCCACAAGCCACAGCTACCAAGATTGATAAATATGCACCAATCATACAGTAGAATTTTCTCATAGTGAACTAATAATCATTGCTTTGATAAACACAATAAATACTGCAAGGGCAATTATATTCAAAAGAAGCTATAGACAGATACATGAGGAGCTAACAGGGACATACGAAAGATGAGAAAGTGGACTGAGAAAACATTTTCAAAACACTGCTTACCTCAATACTTTTCAAATTGATCCGTATAAGCTCCTTCCTACTCTCAAAGCTAGGTAGGGGGATATATATACGTTTTTCCAAACGTCTCCTGAATTTCCATCAACAGAATTAGGTCAAGGAGACATTCACATGCATCTCAatgaaataaaggaaaagaacGAATACAATGAGACACAACCTTAATGCCTCATCTATGTCCCATGGAAAGTTTGTAGCTGCTAAAACCATCACAATCTTCCGAGTGCCATCTTCATTAGTGGAAGAGTTGCTTACGCCATCTACCTGAACAAGAAGTTCAGACTTCACCCTTCGGGATGATTCATGCTCTCCTGAACCCCTGAAAAGCGATCCAACCATTATCTCAGGTTCAACCTCAAAAAGAGTGTAAGAAACTACTCAACATACCATAATTAGGTCACAGATTAAGGCACACTGGACCAAGTATTTGGAGGCAACAGTACTCATTTCAAAAGGTTAATTTTTATCCATTCGAAAAGATACAAGTGAAGGCTTTTATATCCAACACTAGTATAAACCAACATCATACATAATCTTCAAAAGAAGCATTTAACCAAACAGAGGTCAGCTGAAAAGATTTAGGTAGCATCGAATAATAGACAAAGTCCTCACCCTCGGGCATTACAAAGAGAATCGATCTCATCAATGAAAATTGTACTAGGAGCATAAGCGCGAGCAAGATCAAACAAGCACCGCACCATGCGTTCACTCTCCCCACGCCATTTTGAAGCCAAGGTGGCAGAAGAAACATTGAAAAATGTCGTCCCACACTCTGTAGCAACAGCCTTAGCCAAAAGTGTCTTCCCCGTTCCAGGAGGCCCAAACATAAGAACACCCTTCCATGGTCTCCTGATTCCCTGCAAAGATACATATCTAATCAGTAAAAATTGTGACATGATGCATATAGGTCAAAGACacattatttcctctttgatagGCGTGTGAACATAATACTACCATAAAAGTTCCTAGTACATTTAGCACAAAGTTTTTGCCAAAGCAGCCACTAGGTACTGTTGCCCAAATCATATAAGGTCTTCTTATTCTCATCATAAGAAGCACAGTTTACTTATGTGTACGTGAATCTTCACTTGTACAAAAGCTACTTTGCAGAATAAAGACAAAACACAGAACTCCACAAAATGTTCCTTTCTAATCCAACAATGATACCTGGAAATAATCTGGCATCCATAATGGGAGAACAACTGCTTCCTCCAAAAGTCTTTTGGCTTCACTTAACCCAGCAACATCGTCCCATCTCACACCAGGGGTGGAATCCAAGACATCCCTCTCAAGCATAGCAGCCAGGTCCGCATCAGGCCCCTCGTACTGACCTTTTTTACTCTTCCCTTCTTCAGCATCACCATCCTAGCAATTTGCAATAGAAGTTCTTAACATATATACTCAAATTCAACTCATAGTTGATTGTCTAACAAGGATACCCATATTCAACAAGTAAGGGTTATGGAATTAGAAAGCATTATGAAGCCGATTGTCCTTGTATTCAATAGGAACACTTACATATAAGGTAACCACAACAAGCCACATATTAGGATAAAAATAACACTTGGAGATTGGCACACACCATAGACACTCAGCTGATTAACTGACCAGAACAAGCTACTTGTATGATAAAAATAACATTTGCAGCTTGCCACATACAACATAAACAGTCAGCTGACTAACTAATCACAAGCTTCTAAACAAACAGAAAAGCACACGAATTACCAATGAATAATTTTAAAGAGAGGCAAATTacagaaaaaacaaaaatcaaaacataagATTGTCCACTATAATTTACCGTAGAGTCGGTTTTTGTGGATTTTCCAGGTCCTTTTCTCCCAGTAGTTGAAGATCGAACTGCAGAAGTAGCCTTAGTAGAGCCAGTGGTCCTTCCTCCACGGCCTGTGGTTCCAGTCTTTGTAGATCCACGAGCCCAGGCTCCATCTTGTGGGCCCTTTCTCATACCCCCTGGACCGGCTCTTGCAGATCTTCTTGATGTGTCTCGACTAGGTGGTCTCCAAACATCAGGGTCATCCATTGGAGCACCAGATGAGGTGGGGTACTCATCAAGCGGTTGAAAGACAAAAGAAGATGACTTGGTCGAAATCGGAGGTGAATTAGGACGTCTACCACCCATAGGAACCTCCTTAAAAGCCCTTTTCTCGGCGTCCAATTGTTTCACTACCTCTGTTTCCTCGGAAATTGCTTTCTTTACATTCATCCATTTTGAACGAATCAAAGGGTCATCAAGTGTGTTTAAGTGCCTATGCATAGACCAAAAGAATGGAACAGCCCAGTTAAAAGCAGCTGGATTAACTACTGTCAAAGCGGTATAGACAATGTTATAACTAAGTTTTGCAGAAATGACAGAGAACAGATTAAAGCCTTCATCTCATTATGGGTACTCCGTCAAGCTTCAAAATCTCTTTTAAAAATGATAATGCAAGCCTCATCAGATCAGTACACAAATTAAAATTACTTTTTTActcatcaaaaagaaaaaaattcagcTCACAAGTGACAGTAAGTTATTTTCCCCTTTTGCTGGAAACATTACATTTTATACCATCCCAAAACCCAAAGGAAACCAAACGTAGGAAATGATTTCATTGCGGCAAACATTTAATAGTCATACCAAACACAAGATAAGTTGAAATACACATTTCGCAATTCGGGACGTAACTACATAAATACGTAGACAAATAAAGACATAAAGGCAGAAGGGATCTGAGAGAGTACTTGTTGATCTGAGCGATAGCGCCATCGAAGAAGATGACGGAAGTGTCATAAAGGCCTTCAACTGCATATTCTCTTGCCAATTTCACATGATCTTGTAACCCTGCCAATGCTCCACCCACCATTATTATTTCCTCAATAACTCAATCACCAAAATTTATTAGATACTTTCCTTGAAAAATCTGAAAATGTTAGGGTTTCCAAAATTTGGGCGAAGAAGAACAAATTCGAAAAATGAGAGACACACATTAATAAGCAAATCTCTCTATCTGGGGAAGACAGAAGACTGGAAGTTGAAGTTGGTCCGACCAACAATACGCCGACGTTTTAGTGGTCTAAATCTGATGAGGAAGCTGAGTTCAAATTACTACATTGCCCTCCATCTACCTTTTACCGTTTGGAAAAGCGCAGAAGATGTTTTGGGGATCCCTTTAACTGACTGGTCCTGTTCGCTAAGGCCCGTTGAGGATGCGGTGCCcacaaaaaagagaaaggaattGCCTCGTCCTCGTTTAAATTTTGGGCTTAATCGCAcgggcgtcctatttggtcgcctCATTTAACATATAcctaattttttttaagttttaacttgtacccactttttaaacaatttgagtcctctttctcctcctccttcattttcttttttttcttcttcttcttctttcttctgctgctgttggtgctgctatgaaacttcagttcatgggatgattgtcATAAGTACGTTtatcaaattattttaaaaaaattataaataattacgtaagttagtagacaataatttgtgaatattttcacGTACGGAAAGTTTAAGGTCACACTTAGTGATTCTTTTCatgataattctgttcttttcacgtttattgtttccaaaatttataaTTTAGATATTGTTGGCAATCTAATTATTTTATAGTAGTAATACACTATGAAAGAATAaggtgattatttatctagtatgttagaaagctttttcaaaaacttcagcttatatagtgctgaagtttttacaaatgtagtttcagcatcttctgctgaagtttttgaaaaagttttatgacaaaactaatgaatctaggacaaaaaaagcttcagcttatttagtgctgaagtttttacaaatgaactaaataatttcagcatcttctcctaaagtttttgaaaaaacttaatgacaaaactaatgagttcatgacaaaaaaaaaacttcagcttatttagtgctgaagtttttacaaatgaactaaataacttcagcatcacaaaacttcagctactagaatacttaagttcagcaattacaaataaaaacttcagcactagaatgcttaagttcagcaaaacttcagcacacttggttcagcaaTTTTTGTCACTTCAggccgtctactagaatgctgaagttttagTGATTGTCTTTGCTTCTTCAGGACCGTATgttgaagttacgcgaaaaagtgggtacacttgtaattttttttgcaaagcgggtacaagttaaaacgtgatccaaaaagcgggtatagatacaAATTCGCCCTCCGAATCAACACCCGATTCAAAAAATTCGATCCGTAATTTTGTTAATGATTAATTTGAGTAATTAACTGCGACACACAAACTTCATGAGGTTTTGAAATATATATTGTATAGGTCCAAATTTAGTAACAACGGTAACAAATAAATAAGACAAAGGAAGGGGTCGACCACGATATAATAACTGAAGGTCAACGCCAGAAGCGGGCAGCTGAGACAGGACAGTAACGGTAACTTAGGTTCAGAAATGTGCATAAAGAATATTTATTTGGATATTCTTTATGCtgtactttttagggtttttggggaatgtcccttataaatagaagagataaAGAATAAAAATGGATCTGCCTTTTCTGAAGTGAAGCATATTGTAAAAGTTGAAAGAAGGATATACGAAAGGGTTGTCTTATTCATTTATTCAAGCATATGTTGTTCAATCTTTGTCCATAAATTTCGAGATCCCACATACATTCTAACCTCTAGCTTTCCACATCGTCGTTAGAGAAAAGGAACATCTCAATCATATAATCATTAGGTGATAGTTCCTTTCCCATTATAATCTTTGTCACTTCTTACATTTATTGTACATTTATGCTATTGCATGCATTGTCAATCATAGCATATTACCTTCATTGTTTAATGCTCTAAACTCTATTCGTTACACACGAACTCTAACTTATTCGGTCTAGAATTTATTAAGTTCAACTAAGATTCATCCTTTTAACTTATCATTAATTGGTTTAGCATTTATTtgctcaaacaatttggcgccgtctgggGGGGAGGTTTTAGTTGAAACTATAGTTCTTTCTagatcaaaaaaagaaaaaacaacagcCAACTTTTCTTCGTTTGTAATAACTAACGATGGCAGGAAAAGGAGATGCAATACTGAAAGCGATAGCAGACATCACTACCAACATTTTGAACACCATCAACGAAGATGGCAGGGAAGACAACGAGAATGTGATACCAAGCGCTACGCCCAAGAGAAGCGCTTCACCTCGCCCTCACGAAAGCGCAACAGCTTCACTTGAAAGGGGAGCCTCCATGTCTATAGCTGAAGAAGCACCACCAGCAGCAAAAA
Above is a window of Nicotiana tabacum cultivar K326 chromosome 8, ASM71507v2, whole genome shotgun sequence DNA encoding:
- the LOC107812925 gene encoding katanin p60 ATPase-containing subunit A1 isoform X4; protein product: MVGGALAGLQDHVKLAREYAVEGLYDTSVIFFDGAIAQINKHLNTLDDPLIRSKWMNVKKAISEETEVVKQLDAEKRAFKEVPMGGRRPNSPPISTKSSSFVFQPLDEYPTSSGAPMDDPDVWRPPSRDTSRRSARAGPGGMRKGPQDGAWARGSTKTGTTGRGGRTTGSTKATSAVRSSTTGRKGPGKSTKTDSTDGDAEEGKSKKGQYEGPDADLAAMLERDVLDSTPGVRWDDVAGLSEAKRLLEEAVVLPLWMPDYFQGIRRPWKGVLMFGPPGTGKTLLAKAVATECGTTFFNVSSATLASKWRGESERMVRCLFDLARAYAPSTIFIDEIDSLCNARGGSGEHESSRRVKSELLVQVDGVSNSSTNEDGTRKIVMVLAATNFPWDIDEALRRRLEKRIYIPLPSFESRKELIRINLKSIEVFVR
- the LOC107812925 gene encoding katanin p60 ATPase-containing subunit A1 isoform X3, which produces MVGGALAGLQDHVKLAREYAVEGLYDTSVIFFDGAIAQINKHLNTLDDPLIRSKWMNVKKAISEETEVVKQLDAEKRAFKEVPMGGRRPNSPPISTKSSSFVFQPLDEYPTSSGAPMDDPDVWRPPSRDTSRRSARAGPGGMRKGPQDGAWARGSTKTGTTGRGGRTTGSTKATSAVRSSTTGRKGPGKSTKTDSTDGDAEEGKSKKGQYEGPDADLAAMLERDVLDSTPGVRWDDVAGLSEAKRLLEEAVVLPLWMPDYFQGIRRPWKGVLMFGPPGTGKTLLAKAVATECGTTFFNVSSATLASKWRGESERMVRCLFDLARAYAPSTIFIDEIDSLCNARGGSGEHESSRRVKSELLVQVDGVSNSSTNEDGTRKIVMVLAATNFPWDIDEALRRRLEKRIYIPLPSFESRKELIRINLKSIEIGNAVATLW
- the LOC107812925 gene encoding katanin p60 ATPase-containing subunit A1 isoform X1; this encodes MVGGALAGLQDHVKLAREYAVEGLYDTSVIFFDGAIAQINKHLNTLDDPLIRSKWMNVKKAISEETEVVKQLDAEKRAFKEVPMGGRRPNSPPISTKSSSFVFQPLDEYPTSSGAPMDDPDVWRPPSRDTSRRSARAGPGGMRKGPQDGAWARGSTKTGTTGRGGRTTGSTKATSAVRSSTTGRKGPGKSTKTDSTDGDAEEGKSKKGQYEGPDADLAAMLERDVLDSTPGVRWDDVAGLSEAKRLLEEAVVLPLWMPDYFQGIRRPWKGVLMFGPPGTGKTLLAKAVATECGTTFFNVSSATLASKWRGESERMVRCLFDLARAYAPSTIFIDEIDSLCNARGGSGEHESSRRVKSELLVQVDGVSNSSTNEDGTRKIVMVLAATNFPWDIDEALRRRLEKRIYIPLPSFESRKELIRINLKSIEVAPDVDIEEVARKTEGYSGDDLTNVCRDASMNGMRRMIAGKTREEIKNMSKDEIAKDPVAMCDFVEAISKVQPSVSAADIEKHEKWFSEFGSA
- the LOC107812925 gene encoding katanin p60 ATPase-containing subunit A1 isoform X2, with product MVGGALAGLQDHVKLAREYAVEGLYDTSVIFFDGAIAQINKHLNTLDDPLIRSKWMNVKKAISEETEVVKQLDAEKRAFKEVPMGGRRPNSPPISTKSSSFVFQPLDEYPTSSGAPMDDPDVWRPPSRDTSRRSARAGPGGMRKGPQDGAWARGSTKTGTTGRGGRTTGSTKATSAVRSSTTGRKGPGKSTKTDSTDGDAEEGKSKKGQYEGPDADLAAMLERDVLDSTPGVRWDDVAGLSEAKRLLEEAVVLPLWMPDYFQGIRRPWKGVLMFGPPGTGKTLLAKAVATECGTTFFNVSSATLASKWRGESERMVRCLFDLARAYAPSTIFIDEIDSLCNARGGSGEHESSRRVKSELLVQVDGVSNSSTNEDGTRKIVMVLAATNFPWDIDEALRRRLEKRIYIPLPSFESRKELIRINLKSIELWLVDFFTWLLWHPKILTRFPRDKREKQILNPFQIRRGVCQIGNAVATLW